A window from Symbiopectobacterium purcellii encodes these proteins:
- a CDS encoding NAD(P)H nitroreductase, translating into MDALDLLLNRRSASRLAAPAPQGDALANIIHAGMRAPDHGTLQPWRFVIAQDEGLARLSEVLYAAAQQEGLDAAAQDKARQAPFRAPMVITVIAHCEDNPKVPKWEQVVSAGCAVQAMQMAALAQGFNGIWRSGLWTEHEQVREAFGCREQDEIVGFLYLGTPQLKASTTVVPLDTEKFVRYF; encoded by the coding sequence ATGGATGCACTGGACTTGTTACTCAACCGCCGTTCTGCCTCGCGTTTGGCTGCTCCGGCACCGCAAGGCGACGCGTTAGCCAACATTATTCATGCCGGCATGCGCGCGCCCGATCACGGCACCCTGCAACCGTGGCGTTTCGTGATTGCTCAGGATGAGGGATTGGCCCGCCTGAGTGAGGTTTTATACGCCGCGGCTCAACAGGAAGGCCTTGACGCGGCTGCTCAAGATAAAGCCCGTCAGGCCCCGTTTCGCGCTCCAATGGTCATCACCGTGATTGCACATTGCGAAGATAATCCCAAGGTGCCCAAATGGGAGCAGGTGGTTTCCGCGGGCTGCGCGGTGCAAGCGATGCAAATGGCTGCACTGGCGCAGGGTTTCAACGGTATCTGGCGCAGCGGTCTGTGGACTGAGCACGAACAGGTCCGTGAAGCCTTTGGCTGCCGCGAACAAGATGAAATTGTCGGGTTTCTCTATTTGGGAACACCGCAACTGAAAGCGTCCACCACGGTTGTGCCGTTGGACACGGAAAAATTTGTTCGCTATTTCTGA